The nucleotide sequence ATGTCTGCGAGGCGATGCGCCTGCATGGCGTTAAGCGCGTGTTGTTTGCCTCCAGTGCGGCGGTCTATGGCAACAACGGCGAAGGTCAGGCCATCCGTGAAGATACCGCCAAGGCCCCACTGACGCCTTACGCGGCAGACAAGCTGGCCAGTGAGCATTACCTGGACTTTTACCGCCGCCAGCATGGCCTAGAACCGGCGGTCTTTCGTTTCTTTAATATCTTCGGACCGCGCCAAGATCCATCTTCGCCGTACTCTGGCGTTATCAGTATTTTCACTCAGCGGGCCCAGCAGGGTCTGCCGATCAGTGTGTTTGGCGACGGTGAGCAAACCCGCGATTTTTTCTTTATCGCCGATTTAGTGGTCTTGCTGATGCAGGCGCTGAATGCACCGCATGTAGTGGAAGGTGCCGTTAATGTTGGTTGGAACCAGGCGGTCAGTATCAATCAGCTGCTGTCTGCGGTCGGTCAACTCTGTGCTGGCTTGCCTGAGGTCGCTTACTTGGCAGGTCGTGCTGGCGATATCCGCCACTCGCGCGCGTCTATTGAGCGCTTAACGCTGGCCTATCAATTACCAACCCCTACGCCACTTATTGAGGGGTTAAGGTGCTTATTGCAGGCCTGAAAAACAGGCAATAAAAAGCCGGCTGCGCGAGCCGGCTTTTTTCTGGGCGTTAGGCTTAGAACTTGTAGCCCAAGCCAACCATGTAAACGAGTGGGTCGACGTCTACATCCACTTTGACCTTGCTGCCATTAAGTGTAGTGGTACCGGTGGTTTCGATATCGATATAGCGCACTTGGGCGTTGAGCATAACGTTGTCGGTCAGCATATAGTCCATGCCCACTTGTGCCGCCAAGCCCCAAGAGTCTTTCATGTCCAGGCCGCTGAAGCCTTTACTTTTGGCTTCGCTACTTAATTCAGTGTCGAAAAACCACGTGTAGTTAATGCCGGCGCCAACATAGGGTTGGAAGGCTGAGCTGCCATCTAGCGGGTAGTACACCACGCTCAGGGTTGGCGGCAGGTGCTTCAGCTCACCCAGATTGCCGTTCAAGCCAGCGAATATACCCGGCATGCCTTTTACACCTACGTCATGGCTAAACGGTGTGGCAGCCAGTAGTTCAATACCTACGTTGTTGGTCAGCATGTAGGCGAAGTTCAAGCCCAGCTGAGTGTCGCTGTCCAGAGTTGCCTCAGTACCGGGCACGTCATTGAGACCGGCAACCCAGATGTCGCTGCTGCTTTCCTGCGGATCAACAGTAATCGCGCCGGCACGCACGATGATGTCGCCAGCCTGGTGCGCGTGCGCCAGTGGGGCGGCAATAGCCAGGGCCAGCAGTGAAGCGGTAAAGAGTGATGTGCGCATGATGGGCTCCCATAAAGCATCGGTTCGTATTGGCTGAGTGCGATGGTAGGGCGCGGGGAAAAACGTCTGTTGATCCAGCTCAATAAAGTAGTGAGCTATCTAAAATTTCATGTTGTTGACCCTAGATCGTCGCTTACGCTGCCTGAGCCAACGCTGTTGGCTGAGTGCAAGGTTGCCTGAGGATGTGATGCAGTTGATAATGGTTCTCTTTATTGCCGCCCCATTTACAAGGAATACTCCATGACCCCTCTGCCGAAGCGCCTGCTGGCAGCCGCTCTGGTTCTGGCCAGCGCGCCGCTCGCGGCCACCTCTTTGGACGCCGCGCTGGATGAAAGCCAGCAACTGGCTGCCGAGGCCAAGGCCTCACAGGCGCGTGTCGAGCAGCTTGATGACGCCAGTCGGAGCATGCTCAGCGAATACCGCAACGCGCTGCAGCAAGCCGAAGCGCTGCAAGGCTATAACGCTCAGCTGCGCGAATTGGTGGCGGCGCAGCGTAAAGAGCTGGCGGGTTATCAGCAGCAACTCGACGGCATTGAGCGCACTCAAGAGGCCGTCACCCCGCAGATGCGACGTATGGTTGAAGTATTAGGGGAATTTATCGCCGCCGATTTGCCGTTTCTGCCGGATGAGCGCAGCGACCGTCTGGCTCAGTTGCAGGACTTACTGCCGCGCGCCGATGTCAGCTTGGCTGAGAAGTATCGGCGCATCCTTGAAGCCTATCAGGTCGAGAGTGATTACGGCCGCACCCTGGAAGCGTGGCGCGGTGAACTGCCGAGTGACGGTGCCTCGCGCAGCGTTGAGTTTCTCCGTCTAGGCCGGGTGATGCTGTATTTCCAGACCCTCGATGGCCATGAAAGCGGTTGGTGGAACCCACAAGCGCGTAGCTGGCAAATCCTTGACGGCAGTGCGCGACGCCCACTGCGTCACGCCATCGCGATTGCCCGCCAAGAACAGGCGCCGGTGTTGCTCGCCCTGCCAATCAAGACCCAAGCCTTGGAGGCCAAGCCATGAGCCGTCGTGTTCTCGCTTTTGCCTTGGCGCTACTGCCCGCGCTGGCCGGCGCGGCTGAACCGCTAACGCCGGAACAATTGCTGCAGCGTATTCGCAGTGAGCGTGCGGCCGAAGTCAGCGCCATGCACAGCCGCGAGCAAGCGTTTATTGCGCAGGGTAGCGAGCGTGCGCAACTGCTCGCCAGCGCGCGCCGCGCCTTGGCGACACAAAAGGCCGAAGCGGATCAGCTAAAGGCAGAGTTTGATCGTCAGGAAGGTCTGCTGGCTGAGCAGGAAAAGCTGCTGACTCAGCACGTCGGCCATCTTGGCGAGTTGTTTGCTGTGGTGCGCCAGAGCGCTGGTGACGTCGCCGGCCAGTGGCAAGACAGCCTGCTCAACGCCCAATACCCGCAGCGTCTGGCAAGCCTTAAAGCATTGGCTGAAAGCCGCAGCCTGCCATCCGCCGCTGACCTTGATGGCTACTGGATGCTGTTGCTCGAAGACCTCACGGCCAGCGGCCGGGTCGAACAACTGCACGTGCCGGTGGTCGGCGCTGATGGTTTACGCACCACCCAGAGGGTGTTGCGCGTGGGTACATTCTCCGCCTACAGCGATGCGGCCTTCCTGCGTTA is from Pseudomonas sp. TMP9 and encodes:
- a CDS encoding NAD-dependent epimerase/dehydratase family protein, giving the protein MPNSGPVLVTGGAGFIGSHLVDALLAQGHSVRVLDNLSMGKRANLPLDNPRLHFIQGDVADAAVVAQAVAGCAAVAHLAAVASVQASVDEPAATHQSNFVGTLNVCEAMRLHGVKRVLFASSAAVYGNNGEGQAIREDTAKAPLTPYAADKLASEHYLDFYRRQHGLEPAVFRFFNIFGPRQDPSSPYSGVISIFTQRAQQGLPISVFGDGEQTRDFFFIADLVVLLMQALNAPHVVEGAVNVGWNQAVSINQLLSAVGQLCAGLPEVAYLAGRAGDIRHSRASIERLTLAYQLPTPTPLIEGLRCLLQA
- a CDS encoding OmpW family outer membrane protein; amino-acid sequence: MRTSLFTASLLALAIAAPLAHAHQAGDIIVRAGAITVDPQESSSDIWVAGLNDVPGTEATLDSDTQLGLNFAYMLTNNVGIELLAATPFSHDVGVKGMPGIFAGLNGNLGELKHLPPTLSVVYYPLDGSSAFQPYVGAGINYTWFFDTELSSEAKSKGFSGLDMKDSWGLAAQVGMDYMLTDNVMLNAQVRYIDIETTGTTTLNGSKVKVDVDVDPLVYMVGLGYKF
- a CDS encoding DUF3450 domain-containing protein encodes the protein MTPLPKRLLAAALVLASAPLAATSLDAALDESQQLAAEAKASQARVEQLDDASRSMLSEYRNALQQAEALQGYNAQLRELVAAQRKELAGYQQQLDGIERTQEAVTPQMRRMVEVLGEFIAADLPFLPDERSDRLAQLQDLLPRADVSLAEKYRRILEAYQVESDYGRTLEAWRGELPSDGASRSVEFLRLGRVMLYFQTLDGHESGWWNPQARSWQILDGSARRPLRHAIAIARQEQAPVLLALPIKTQALEAKP